In uncultured Methanobacterium sp., a genomic segment contains:
- a CDS encoding SIS domain-containing protein yields MHYKMYEEMMEQPHSLNDTMEAEKSHMKEISEKLKEFDKIYLVGCGSSLSTCFSAKDAMNIISNRSIEVFTGYEFYYHKKLQNENAGVILTSQSGETADTLAALRRAQNEGMYTVSIINEDQSTMMQESQDVVLTRCNRETAILGTKTYMTQLMCLYQILFGMEDSPDSQEVLNDLAKIPSITQELLKKTEEDNKALAKKYANYDIFYCMGSGPNYGLAYKLAMTMFMEGALKHACPLYSGEFRHGLIERVEKNIPVIFLDAGYPGDEFTRKSIEFSRKVGAENIVYRMQDYADINPLLAPFVLVVPLEWFIYYLAHYNNEDPGSTRHIGKVRY; encoded by the coding sequence ATGCATTATAAGATGTATGAAGAAATGATGGAGCAGCCCCACTCTTTAAATGACACTATGGAAGCTGAAAAATCTCACATGAAAGAAATAAGTGAGAAATTGAAAGAATTCGATAAAATATACCTGGTGGGATGTGGAAGCTCCCTTTCAACATGTTTTTCAGCTAAAGACGCTATGAACATCATTTCAAACCGGAGCATTGAAGTTTTCACAGGTTACGAATTCTACTACCATAAAAAACTCCAGAATGAAAATGCAGGGGTAATCTTAACATCCCAATCCGGAGAAACAGCCGACACCTTAGCTGCACTCCGAAGAGCACAAAATGAAGGGATGTACACTGTATCTATCATAAACGAAGACCAAAGCACCATGATGCAGGAATCCCAAGATGTGGTTTTAACCAGATGCAACAGGGAAACCGCAATACTGGGCACCAAAACCTACATGACCCAGCTAATGTGCCTTTACCAGATCCTCTTTGGTATGGAAGACTCACCTGACTCTCAAGAAGTCCTTAATGATCTTGCGAAAATCCCATCAATTACCCAGGAGCTTCTAAAGAAAACTGAAGAAGATAACAAAGCCCTGGCCAAAAAATATGCCAACTACGACATATTTTACTGTATGGGGAGCGGCCCCAACTATGGGCTGGCCTACAAACTAGCCATGACCATGTTCATGGAAGGAGCACTCAAACATGCCTGCCCATTATACTCCGGAGAATTCCGCCACGGACTCATCGAAAGAGTGGAAAAAAACATCCCAGTAATATTCCTCGATGCGGGCTACCCCGGAGACGAATTCACCCGCAAATCAATAGAATTCTCCCGAAAAGTTGGAGCAGAAAACATAGTATACAGGATGCAGGATTATGCAGACATAAACCCATTACTGGCACCATTTGTACTGGTAGTACCCCTGGAATGGTTCATATACTACTTAGCCCACTACAACAATGAAGACCCTGGAAGCACCAGACACATTGGGAAGGTTAGGTACTGA
- a CDS encoding thiamine-phosphate synthase family protein has protein sequence MIIEKLERAVQILEESPEFAQLIPEVRSNIVMAKENAQTVEDVAGIPGRITSVKGIPKAVSRPDFGASSHMARLVLSVMKHDPEKRSALNIKYTPDLVDMCLKLGLKVSSYDRTQEPSRVSEKEGSTISWGVEVAVQNLGTVPDVIYHKGAWGKEPMIVMVGTQPEELAEMAVCLARLSSY, from the coding sequence ATGATAATAGAGAAGCTCGAAAGGGCAGTACAGATTCTGGAAGAATCACCAGAATTTGCTCAGTTAATTCCAGAGGTCAGGAGCAACATTGTAATGGCTAAAGAGAATGCCCAAACTGTAGAAGATGTTGCAGGGATCCCTGGACGCATAACATCAGTTAAAGGTATTCCTAAAGCTGTTTCCAGGCCTGATTTTGGTGCTTCATCCCATATGGCCCGGCTGGTTTTAAGTGTAATGAAACATGACCCTGAAAAGCGTAGCGCCCTGAATATTAAATACACCCCTGATCTGGTAGATATGTGCCTTAAACTTGGTTTAAAGGTTTCCAGCTACGATCGAACCCAGGAACCATCAAGAGTATCAGAGAAAGAGGGAAGTACCATATCATGGGGGGTTGAAGTGGCAGTACAAAATTTAGGCACTGTTCCAGATGTCATTTACCATAAGGGTGCCTGGGGAAAGGAGCCCATGATCGTGATGGTGGGGACCCAACCAGAAGAACTGGCAGAAATGGCAGTGTGCCTGGCCAGACTATCTTCATACTGA
- a CDS encoding pseudomurein-binding repeat-containing protein, producing the protein MLLLLVVVALVPGINYATPNQSVSDNFTNTTNISEIVENNTNSSTIQNTTTAVVNDTGTTQQENQTTTTSNNTHNSSSENTNQTDTIQNYTAAASDGTYNNVHALWLNVDDVNNVNVNELITAGITDVFVKANRITSPTYQTVLTTIINKLQGTGIRIHAWITCFVDANGNWVDPKDSTVTDALVKTIADITTNYDISGIHLDYVRYPGTAYEHSGGTEAITSFVQRVYTTVKSIKTKVAVSAALMPEGAVNAYYYGQDYAQLSKYLDFLVPMIYEGNYKEDNEWITTTTAYIVSHSTKPVVAGLQTYQSDDNVVALSAEEINQDIKSALAGGASGFALFRYGWVDKDFFKSTSTTTFTREQIAAAAVNVKAYIESNKCLPSTVSVAGVSVNIAQYLYLACQASVQIGSGSTGGIALPTVSVPAGFSEEMTSGNVTKPDYLDLASRIVSYMNSNHQAPIYGLNGLGKISYQSLTYLYTRILASYSTNNALPTTMTVLSWKTANIPINDTPNTSTTTFTREQIAAAAVNVKAYIESNKCLPSTVSVAGVSVNIAQYLYLACQASVQIGSGSTGGIALPTVSVPAGFSEEMTSGNVNQADYLDLASRIVSYMNSNHQAPIYGLNGLGKISYQSLVYMYTRVLAYSDTYDALPNYVVMKTWSAANIPMGSSSPSSTTFTPSEIADAAVNVKAYIESNKCLPSTVSVAGVSVNIAQYLYLAAQASIQINSGSTSEITLPTLTVPAGFSEEMTSGKVNQADYLDLASRIVSYMDSNGQAPIYGLNGLGKISYQSLVYMYTRVLAYSDTNDALPNYVVVKPWSSANIPINGTSTTGTSFSISEIADAALRVKNYIENNKAMPNYVQMGSVQVNMAQFLHLLTTATVNLNNKNTASIDLNSETLPSSSYEQMSSGNLYLADYVDFAQRIASYMDANNKAPESGLVGLGTICYQSQIYLYSRVLSYYGANGELPNYAAMKPWSSIVGINDPVPADLLQYLQETTNCQVNDPSIIALAQSITSGATSSYDKAQRIFNWVRDNIDYSYYYDSQKGALGTLSSGSANCCDHSHLIVALSRAAGLPARYVHGTCYFISSGNWYGHVWAQIYVNGQWYNADATSSRNSLGVINNWDTNSWTYQGTYASLPF; encoded by the coding sequence ATGCTACTATTACTAGTAGTAGTCGCGCTAGTCCCTGGTATTAACTATGCCACCCCAAATCAGTCCGTTTCAGATAATTTCACGAACACAACCAACATCAGTGAGATAGTAGAAAACAACACAAACTCAAGCACTATTCAGAATACAACCACTGCGGTGGTTAATGATACAGGAACCACTCAACAAGAAAACCAGACTACAACAACTTCCAACAATACTCATAATAGTTCATCCGAAAACACTAACCAAACAGACACCATTCAAAATTACACTGCGGCAGCATCAGATGGAACCTATAATAATGTCCACGCATTATGGTTGAATGTGGATGACGTAAATAACGTCAATGTCAACGAATTAATAACAGCCGGAATAACGGATGTATTCGTTAAGGCAAACCGCATTACCTCTCCAACATATCAAACGGTCCTGACGACCATAATTAATAAACTACAAGGTACAGGAATACGGATCCATGCCTGGATAACCTGTTTCGTAGATGCAAATGGGAACTGGGTTGATCCTAAAGACAGTACAGTCACCGATGCACTGGTAAAAACCATAGCAGATATCACAACCAACTACGACATATCTGGAATTCACCTAGACTACGTTCGCTATCCTGGAACTGCATACGAACACTCCGGAGGTACAGAAGCAATAACCAGCTTCGTCCAGAGAGTGTACACTACTGTAAAAAGTATTAAGACAAAAGTAGCAGTTTCAGCTGCACTCATGCCTGAAGGAGCAGTCAATGCATACTACTACGGGCAAGACTACGCTCAACTATCCAAATACTTAGACTTCCTGGTTCCCATGATATATGAAGGGAACTACAAGGAAGACAATGAATGGATAACCACCACCACTGCTTACATAGTCAGTCACTCCACCAAACCAGTAGTTGCTGGTTTACAAACTTATCAAAGTGACGACAACGTAGTAGCACTATCGGCAGAAGAAATCAACCAAGATATAAAATCTGCCCTAGCTGGAGGAGCATCAGGATTTGCACTCTTCAGATATGGATGGGTAGATAAAGATTTCTTCAAAAGCACTTCCACTACTACTTTCACTCGGGAGCAGATTGCTGCTGCTGCGGTGAATGTTAAGGCTTATATTGAGTCTAATAAGTGTTTGCCTAGTACGGTGAGTGTTGCGGGTGTTTCTGTGAATATTGCTCAGTATTTGTATCTGGCCTGTCAGGCTTCGGTACAGATCGGTAGCGGTAGTACTGGTGGGATAGCTTTGCCTACTGTGTCTGTTCCTGCTGGTTTCTCGGAAGAGATGACCAGTGGAAACGTTACTAAGCCGGATTATCTGGATCTGGCATCTAGGATAGTTTCCTATATGAACAGTAACCATCAGGCCCCTATATACGGCTTAAATGGTCTGGGTAAAATCAGCTATCAATCACTAACCTACCTATACACCAGAATACTCGCTAGTTACTCTACTAACAACGCACTACCCACAACCATGACTGTTCTTTCATGGAAAACAGCTAACATACCCATTAACGACACACCTAACACTTCCACTACTACTTTCACTCGGGAGCAGATTGCTGCTGCTGCGGTGAATGTTAAGGCTTATATTGAGTCTAATAAGTGTTTGCCTAGTACGGTGAGTGTTGCGGGTGTTTCTGTGAATATTGCTCAGTATTTGTATCTGGCCTGTCAGGCTTCGGTACAGATCGGTAGCGGTAGTACTGGTGGGATAGCTTTGCCTACTGTGTCTGTTCCTGCTGGTTTCTCGGAAGAGATGACCAGTGGAAACGTTAATCAGGCAGATTATCTGGATCTGGCATCTAGGATAGTTTCCTATATGAACAGTAACCATCAGGCCCCTATATACGGCTTAAATGGTCTGGGTAAAATCAGCTATCAATCACTGGTTTACATGTACACCCGTGTTTTAGCCTATAGCGACACCTATGATGCACTACCAAACTACGTGGTAATGAAAACATGGTCCGCTGCTAACATCCCTATGGGATCCTCATCCCCATCAAGCACCACCTTCACCCCCAGCGAAATAGCAGATGCTGCGGTGAATGTTAAGGCTTATATTGAGTCTAATAAGTGTTTGCCTAGTACGGTGAGTGTTGCGGGTGTTTCTGTGAATATTGCCCAGTATCTATATCTGGCTGCTCAAGCTTCGATACAGATTAACAGTGGCAGTACCAGTGAAATAACTCTGCCAACCTTAACTGTTCCTGCTGGTTTCTCGGAAGAGATGACCAGTGGAAAGGTTAATCAGGCAGATTATCTGGATCTGGCATCTAGGATAGTTTCCTATATGGACAGTAATGGTCAGGCCCCTATATATGGCTTAAATGGTCTGGGTAAAATCAGCTATCAATCACTGGTTTACATGTACACCCGTGTTTTAGCCTATAGCGACACCAACGATGCACTACCAAACTACGTGGTTGTAAAACCATGGTCTTCTGCAAACATACCAATCAACGGAACATCAACAACCGGCACCAGTTTCTCTATAAGCGAAATTGCCGATGCAGCACTCCGAGTAAAGAATTACATAGAAAACAACAAAGCCATGCCCAACTATGTTCAGATGGGTAGCGTTCAAGTAAACATGGCCCAATTCTTACACTTACTAACCACAGCCACAGTAAACCTAAATAACAAGAACACAGCTTCAATAGACTTAAACAGTGAAACATTACCATCTTCCAGCTATGAACAGATGAGTAGTGGTAACTTGTACTTGGCAGATTACGTTGATTTTGCTCAACGTATCGCAAGTTACATGGACGCCAACAACAAAGCCCCAGAATCGGGCTTGGTAGGCCTGGGTACAATCTGTTACCAATCCCAGATATACCTCTACTCTAGAGTGTTAAGCTACTATGGTGCAAACGGTGAGTTACCCAACTATGCAGCCATGAAACCATGGAGCAGTATTGTGGGAATCAATGATCCTGTACCTGCAGATCTACTTCAGTACCTACAGGAAACTACAAACTGTCAGGTTAACGACCCCAGTATAATTGCATTAGCCCAGAGCATAACCTCTGGTGCAACATCCAGCTATGATAAGGCCCAACGCATCTTTAATTGGGTGCGAGACAACATAGATTATTCATATTACTACGACTCCCAGAAAGGAGCCCTTGGAACTCTCTCTTCTGGAAGTGCGAATTGCTGTGATCATTCACATCTAATCGTGGCCCTTTCAAGAGCAGCTGGATTACCTGCAAGATACGTACATGGAACCTGTTACTTCATCAGTAGTGGTAATTGGTATGGTCATGTATGGGCTCAGATATATGTAAATGGACAATGGTACAATGCGGATGCTACTAGCTCAAGAAATTCGCTAGGAGTAATCAACAACTGGGATACCAATTCGTGGACTTATCAAGGCACATATGCTTCGCTGCCATTTTAA
- a CDS encoding epoxyqueuosine reductase codes for MFLRTLKENMVKFTQKSELNFVDGSDLLQIYDQPLIGVAAASDPLWEKLKEPNVVGPYHLTPDEWLNGAKSVISYFLPFTEHIRSSNRSEGMPSPEWLYGRYEGEMFNNALRCLISENVELNGGKALAPALDNRFTVNNHSSNWSERHVAFIAGLGTFSLSHSLITFLGTAGRFGSVIVDLELEPITRQYKEVDEYCIKCGSCQDRCIIGAITANGKDKESCSKYLQGILELNKPRYGCGKCQTAVPCEHMNPQLSKK; via the coding sequence TTGTTTTTAAGGACACTTAAAGAAAACATGGTCAAATTTACTCAAAAAAGCGAGCTGAATTTTGTGGATGGAAGTGATCTCTTGCAAATATATGACCAACCATTAATTGGGGTGGCAGCAGCATCAGATCCCCTATGGGAAAAATTGAAAGAACCAAATGTAGTTGGACCATACCATTTAACACCCGATGAATGGTTAAATGGGGCAAAATCTGTTATTTCATACTTTTTACCCTTCACAGAACATATTCGCAGTTCTAATAGGTCGGAGGGTATGCCTTCTCCAGAATGGCTTTATGGGCGTTATGAAGGAGAAATGTTTAATAATGCTTTAAGATGTTTAATCAGTGAAAATGTGGAATTAAATGGTGGAAAAGCTCTTGCCCCAGCTTTAGATAATCGGTTTACAGTTAATAACCATTCAAGCAACTGGTCAGAACGTCATGTTGCGTTCATAGCTGGCCTAGGGACATTTAGTTTAAGCCATTCACTGATCACCTTTTTGGGAACAGCGGGTCGTTTTGGCAGTGTCATTGTGGATTTGGAGCTTGAACCTATAACTCGTCAGTATAAAGAAGTGGATGAATATTGTATTAAGTGCGGTTCCTGCCAAGATCGCTGTATAATTGGGGCAATCACTGCAAATGGTAAAGATAAGGAATCCTGTTCAAAGTACCTGCAGGGGATACTGGAGTTAAATAAACCAAGGTATGGGTGTGGAAAATGTCAAACTGCGGTTCCCTGCGAACATATGAATCCTCAGCTATCTAAAAAATGA
- a CDS encoding adenylyltransferase/cytidyltransferase family protein, producing MKTVMATGTFDLIHPGHGLYLEEAKKLGGEDARLVVVVARDSTVRARKRVPIVPEKQRREVVQMLKMVDEAVLGSETDMLSTVSKVKPDIIAIGPDQNFDLDNLREKLAERSLEAEVVKVKGYHRSTLDSSCKIIKKIKESDFPPGSFKHC from the coding sequence ATTAAAACTGTAATGGCTACTGGAACATTTGATTTAATACATCCAGGGCATGGACTTTACCTTGAAGAGGCAAAAAAACTGGGAGGTGAAGATGCGCGTCTGGTGGTGGTGGTGGCCCGGGATTCAACTGTGCGCGCCAGGAAAAGGGTGCCTATTGTCCCTGAAAAACAACGCAGGGAAGTGGTTCAGATGCTGAAAATGGTGGATGAAGCCGTTCTTGGTAGTGAAACTGACATGTTAAGCACAGTTAGTAAGGTTAAACCAGATATCATCGCAATTGGCCCTGATCAAAACTTTGATCTGGATAATTTAAGGGAAAAACTTGCAGAAAGAAGTCTGGAGGCAGAAGTGGTTAAAGTTAAAGGTTATCACAGATCTACGTTGGATAGTTCCTGTAAGATCATTAAAAAGATTAAAGAGTCGGATTTTCCTCCAGGTAGCTTTAAACACTGCTAA
- a CDS encoding flippase has translation MSSKIARGSAIMAAGNFIFRIGGYLYRLATAVLLGPVGFGILNLAVPLQGILIQIASGGMPPAIAKYVSEYSAKDDEVMVKQVIHTSMKMVIILGLLFSVVIFFLAEPLAVGLFHKPEAILPFQLVALITPFSVIVGALRGSFQGVYQMGNIVITKAFEQVFMITSAIILIYVGFYVAGAIIGTAIGFLASALAGYYLYRRGLGKKLKNVKLNFTTKEEMAIAKMLLIFAFPVVITGLAELALFDFVGNFVVGIYMASEYVGYYGAATPIARLPLIISMAVATTVLPAAAEAAGLNNRNLLKNYLNQSFRYVTLLVLPMSVGIMIFAAPIMKLLYILPAYMNGAGALQILAMGMMFFTIYTVSSSIAQGLGKPYLPMYILIVGSLIDVALNLYLVPIYGINGASIATTITAFLIMVVIVKKTLQISEVDLHYKDLGRIVLATGIMGGLLLLIPQSLFFLAFPLNYLLFLGVMILAGIIYMAALIVVGGLKNSDIKALRKINTKSGPLKKKLEKIISLIERFAH, from the coding sequence ATGAGCTCGAAAATCGCCAGAGGAAGCGCAATAATGGCTGCAGGTAATTTCATATTCCGTATTGGAGGTTACCTGTATCGTCTTGCCACTGCCGTTCTTTTAGGTCCAGTTGGTTTTGGTATTTTAAATTTGGCAGTTCCTCTTCAGGGTATACTGATACAGATAGCCTCAGGGGGAATGCCTCCTGCCATTGCCAAGTACGTTTCAGAGTACTCGGCAAAAGATGATGAGGTAATGGTTAAACAGGTTATACACACTTCCATGAAAATGGTGATTATTTTAGGGCTCCTTTTCAGTGTTGTAATATTCTTCCTAGCAGAACCCCTGGCAGTGGGACTCTTCCACAAACCCGAAGCAATTCTCCCCTTCCAGTTGGTGGCCCTTATAACTCCATTCAGTGTTATAGTGGGAGCACTGCGAGGTTCCTTCCAGGGAGTCTACCAGATGGGTAACATAGTCATCACCAAAGCCTTTGAACAGGTTTTCATGATTACTAGTGCCATAATACTCATATATGTTGGTTTTTACGTTGCAGGGGCAATTATTGGTACTGCAATTGGATTTTTGGCATCTGCACTGGCAGGATATTATCTTTATCGAAGGGGATTGGGTAAAAAGCTTAAAAACGTTAAATTGAATTTCACCACCAAAGAAGAGATGGCAATTGCCAAGATGTTACTCATTTTTGCCTTCCCTGTGGTAATCACTGGTCTTGCTGAACTGGCCCTGTTTGATTTTGTGGGAAACTTCGTGGTGGGAATATACATGGCCAGCGAGTATGTGGGTTACTACGGTGCTGCCACTCCAATTGCCCGTCTTCCCCTGATTATTTCCATGGCGGTGGCCACCACTGTACTACCTGCTGCAGCAGAAGCAGCCGGTTTAAATAATCGTAACCTCCTTAAAAACTATTTAAATCAGTCTTTTCGTTATGTGACTCTGTTGGTGCTGCCCATGTCAGTGGGTATTATGATATTTGCAGCCCCTATCATGAAGCTCCTTTACATACTCCCTGCTTACATGAATGGGGCGGGGGCTTTACAGATACTGGCCATGGGGATGATGTTTTTCACCATATACACAGTTTCCTCCAGTATAGCTCAGGGACTGGGAAAACCATATCTGCCCATGTACATTTTAATCGTTGGATCCCTTATTGACGTGGCGTTGAACCTGTATCTGGTCCCTATTTATGGAATTAATGGTGCATCAATAGCTACTACCATCACTGCCTTTTTAATAATGGTGGTGATTGTGAAAAAAACTCTCCAGATATCAGAAGTGGATTTACACTATAAAGATTTAGGTAGAATTGTATTAGCAACTGGAATAATGGGCGGATTACTTCTTTTAATTCCACAAAGCCTTTTCTTCTTAGCATTCCCCTTGAATTATTTACTATTCTTGGGAGTAATGATTCTGGCAGGTATAATTTATATGGCAGCGTTAATAGTTGTTGGTGGACTTAAAAATAGTGACATAAAAGCTCTTCGCAAAATAAACACCAAATCCGGGCCATTAAAAAAGAAACTGGAGAAAATTATTTCATTGATAGAGAGATTTGCTCATTAA
- a CDS encoding putative PEP-binding protein, translating into MIIVKGIGTGPYVGVGHVKKIDKDEDLLKLKGGEIIVLSTASRDMVSYLYHAGGVVTDYGGLTSHVAIVLREMKVPCVVGTGNGTRKLKEGSIVTVDGRTGNIYHGFMEREGKSDTFEVYYPATSIKVNLNVPEVAWKVAPWADGVGSVRIENSIIRTGKHPQVLLEEGKLSKVIADSVRLIADAFHPKPVWFRTFDIPTDELKRLEGGKIEPDESNPLLGLRGIHKDLKNPEILKAEFEAISKLMDEGYDNLGVKIPLVRDVSEYREAKSIMRQVGIKPHRDLPVGASIETPSAVFTLDEFIMAGMDFVTLGMSDMAMCSMAVDRRGVKVAKHFNLTHKSVLMMIKMVIEKCNQQGIESCICGHAGSDPAIVSCLVENGISSISTNPDQILKIRKVVGIAEKTVITRGFAQ; encoded by the coding sequence ATGATTATTGTGAAAGGGATTGGGACCGGACCCTATGTGGGTGTAGGTCATGTTAAAAAGATTGATAAGGATGAAGATCTCCTGAAGCTTAAAGGAGGGGAAATTATCGTTTTATCCACGGCCTCCAGAGACATGGTCTCTTATCTTTACCATGCAGGGGGTGTGGTGACAGATTATGGTGGACTTACCAGCCACGTGGCCATAGTACTTCGGGAGATGAAAGTTCCCTGTGTGGTAGGAACTGGTAACGGAACCCGGAAACTTAAAGAAGGTTCTATTGTAACTGTAGATGGTAGGACTGGTAACATATACCATGGATTCATGGAACGGGAAGGGAAATCTGATACTTTTGAAGTATACTATCCGGCCACCAGCATCAAAGTCAACCTCAACGTTCCGGAGGTAGCCTGGAAAGTGGCACCATGGGCAGATGGTGTTGGTTCCGTCCGTATTGAAAATAGCATCATCCGCACTGGAAAACATCCCCAGGTACTTTTGGAGGAAGGAAAGCTCAGTAAAGTTATTGCAGATTCTGTCCGGCTTATTGCTGATGCATTTCACCCTAAACCCGTCTGGTTCCGCACTTTTGACATACCTACTGATGAGTTGAAACGTTTAGAAGGGGGAAAGATTGAACCAGATGAATCTAATCCCTTATTGGGTTTAAGGGGTATTCATAAAGATCTTAAAAATCCTGAAATTCTCAAAGCAGAGTTTGAAGCCATATCTAAACTCATGGATGAGGGGTATGACAATTTAGGAGTTAAGATACCCTTAGTAAGGGATGTTTCAGAGTATAGGGAAGCCAAAAGCATCATGCGCCAGGTTGGAATCAAACCTCACCGTGATCTACCAGTAGGTGCATCCATTGAAACTCCATCTGCAGTTTTCACCCTGGATGAGTTCATAATGGCGGGAATGGATTTTGTAACGTTGGGCATGAGTGACATGGCCATGTGCTCAATGGCTGTGGACCGAAGAGGGGTGAAAGTGGCTAAACATTTCAATTTAACCCATAAGTCTGTTTTGATGATGATAAAGATGGTTATAGAAAAATGCAACCAGCAGGGGATTGAAAGTTGCATCTGTGGCCATGCAGGTTCGGATCCGGCTATTGTAAGCTGTTTAGTGGAAAATGGCATCAGTTCCATATCCACCAACCCTGATCAAATTCTTAAAATACGTAAAGTCGTGGGAATAGCTGAAAAAACCGTGATTACCCGGGGATTTGCCCAGTAA
- the hisA gene encoding 1-(5-phosphoribosyl)-5-[(5-phosphoribosylamino)methylideneamino]imidazole-4-carboxamide isomerase, producing MIIMPAVDIKNGKCVQLVQGKPGTEQIILDNPAEVALEWEKKGASVLHVIDLGGALEEGGNTPVVEEILKKVSVPVQMGGGIRTLYDATNLLNMGVDRIILGTLAIQDPKTVELLSSEFGSERIMVALDSKDSQVVVRGWTEKTNQTAPELGKIMENHGAGGILFTNVDHEGLLGGFRVEPLLELLEAVDIPVVYSGGVSTLEDVATLSQTDAYGVVIGSALYKGTINFEDALTYEKK from the coding sequence GTGATCATTATGCCTGCAGTTGACATTAAAAACGGTAAATGTGTGCAGTTGGTACAGGGAAAACCTGGAACAGAACAGATCATCCTGGATAATCCTGCCGAAGTTGCTCTGGAATGGGAAAAGAAAGGAGCCAGTGTTCTGCATGTTATTGATCTGGGTGGTGCCTTAGAAGAAGGAGGTAACACTCCGGTGGTGGAGGAAATCCTTAAAAAGGTCTCAGTACCAGTCCAGATGGGTGGAGGGATTCGTACACTGTATGATGCCACCAATTTACTAAACATGGGTGTGGATAGAATAATACTGGGAACACTGGCCATCCAGGACCCCAAAACCGTTGAATTATTATCCAGTGAATTTGGAAGTGAACGTATTATGGTGGCCCTAGATAGTAAAGACTCGCAGGTGGTGGTCAGGGGATGGACTGAAAAAACAAACCAGACTGCTCCAGAACTGGGAAAGATCATGGAAAATCACGGGGCGGGCGGAATACTATTCACTAACGTGGACCATGAAGGCCTTTTGGGTGGTTTCAGAGTTGAACCTCTCCTTGAATTATTGGAAGCTGTTGATATCCCAGTAGTTTATTCAGGGGGCGTTAGCACCCTGGAAGATGTGGCTACCCTCAGTCAAACTGATGCATATGGTGTGGTAATTGGTTCTGCACTTTACAAAGGAACCATAAACTTTGAAGATGCCCTTACTTACGAAAAAAAGTAA